A genome region from Triticum aestivum cultivar Chinese Spring chromosome 2B, IWGSC CS RefSeq v2.1, whole genome shotgun sequence includes the following:
- the LOC100037522 gene encoding ubiquinol oxidase 1a, mitochondrial → MRSIDLEEKKRPPQFLGSPGGRAGSPATDAAAPPLPSPPPPSILLPNIKSIRGKTLPFANRNPPTPPPPTPTATNAGEGARRRHAHDPSRSFGVFAEAFPGAQMSSRMAGSVLLRRAGAGASRLFATTPTSPAARTALAGGDGAWVRMMSTSAASQVKDEAAKAVKAEAAKGDGEKKEVAISSYWGIEQSKKLVREDGTEWKWSCFRPWETYTADTSIDLTKHHVPNTMLDKIAYYTVKSLRFPTDIFFQRRYGCRAMMLETVAAVPGMVGGMLLHLRSLRRFEQSGGWIRALLEEAENERMHLMTFMEVAQPRWYERALVIAVQGVFFNAYFFGYLISPKFAHRVVGYLEEEAVHSYTEFLKDLDDGKIDNVPAPAIAIDYWRLPANATLKDVVTVVRADEAHHRDVNHFASDVYYQGMQLKATPAPIGYH, encoded by the exons ATGCGATCGATCGACTTGGAGGAGAAGAAAAGACCCCCTCAGTTCCTGGGATCCCCGGGAGGCAGGGCCGGCTCCCCCGCCACTGACGCCGCGGCCCCACCCCTGCCCTCGCCGCCTCCGCCATCGATCCTCCTTCCCAATATAAAATCCATCCGCGGAAAGACCCTTCCATTCGCAAACCGCAACcccccaaccccacccccacccACCCCCACAGCAACCAACGCAGGCGAAGGCGCGCGTCGACGTCACGCCCACGACCCGTCCCGGAGTTTTGGGGTGTTCGCGGAGGCGTTTCCCGGCGCCCAGATGAGCTCCCGGATGGCCGGATCGGtcctcctccgccgcgccggcGCTGGCGCCAGCCGCCTCTTCGCCACCACCCCGACGTCCCCGGCGGCCAGGACCGCcctcgccggcggcgacggcgcgtgGGTGCGGATGATGTCCACCTCCGCGGCCTCGCAGGTCAAGGACGAGGCGGCTAAGGCGGTCAAGGCGGAGGCGGCCAAGGGCGACGGGGAGAAGAAGGAGGTGGCGATCAGCAGCTACTGGGGGATCGAGCAGTCGAAGAAGCTGGTGCGCGAGGACGGCACCGAGTGGAAGTGGTCTTGCTTCAGG CCATGGGAGACGTACACCGCGGACACGTCGATCGATCTGACCAAGCACCACGTGCCCAACACGATGCTCGACAAGATCGCCTACTACACCGTCAAGTCCCTGCGCTTCCCCACCGACATCTTCTTCCAG AGGAGGTATGGCTGCCGCGCAATGATGCTGGAGACTGTTGCCGCAGTGCCGGGGATGGTGGGCGGCatgctcctccacctgcgctcgctCCGGCGCTTTGAGCAGAGCGGTGGTTGGATCCgcgcgctgctggaggaggccgAGAACGAGCGCATGCACCTCATGACCTTCATGGAGGTGGCGCAGCCGAGGTGGTACGAGCGCGCCCTCGTCATCGCCGTCCAGGGCGTCTTCTTCAACGCCTACTTCTTCGGCTACCTCATCTCGCCCAAGTTCGCGCACCGCGTCGTCGGGTACCTCGAGGAGGAAGCCGTCCACTCCTACACCGAGTTCCTCAAGGACCTTGACGACGGCAAGATCGACAACGTCCCCGCCCCGGCCATCGCCATCGACTACTGGCGCCTCCCTGCCAACGCCACCCTCAAGGACGTGGTCACCGTGGTGCGCGCCGACGAGGCTCACCACCGCGACGTCAACCACTTCGCATCG GACGTGTACTACCAGGGTATGCAGCTGAAGGCCACCCCAGCGCCGATCGGATACCACTGA